The Pithys albifrons albifrons isolate INPA30051 unplaced genomic scaffold, PitAlb_v1 scaffold_44, whole genome shotgun sequence sequence tcactagaccaggttgctcagagccacattcTACTTGGCCTTGAACGACTTCcgaggatggagcagccagaacttctctgagcaacctgtgccagggcctcaccaccctcaccatAAAGATTTTCTTaccaatatctcatctaacccttctctctatcagtgtgaagccatttcccccttgtcctgtctctgcagATCCTTGTAATcagtctctcttcatctttcttgttggctcCCTTCaaccacaattaggtcacccaaggccttctcttctccaggctgtacaatcccaattctctcagccttccctcatggcagagctgctccatccctctgatcatcttggtggtctcctctggactcgctccaacagctccatgtccttgctgtgctgggaccccagagctggaggcagctctgcaggtggagcaacatccaaccaggtgtgttccagcaaggacagtgtggaacctcctggaaccaaaggggacattgtgacaccacagaacctcctggaaccaaagggacactgtgacaccacagaacctcctggaaccaatGGGGACATTGATACACTTTAGGCCTTCATGGAACAAAGGAATCCAGGGagactgtggaacctcatggaatcaagaaGTCATTGTGACACTCCAGGGCTTTTGGAAGGAAAGCTGGGACTGTCCAAGGAaacctgggacactgtggatcCTCACGAAGCCATGGGGCAATTGTGACATGTGGGAACCAAAGGAATCCTCAGATAGTTTGGAACCtcctggaatcaaggggccattaTTACTCTTCAGTGCCTCaaggaaccaaaggaaccctggaACATTTTGGAACCTCAGGTAATGAAGAGGCCACTGTGACACCTGAGGCCTCATCAAACCAAATGAacacagggacactgtggaacctcttGGATAtgaggggccattgtgacactgcagggcctcagggaaCCCAGGGAATACTGAGACATTTCAGAACCTTATGGAACAAGGGGCTGTTGTTACACTGAGGAGCCTGATGGAATGAAGGggctttgtgacactgcagggcatcaTGGAGCCAAAGGGGctctggggcactgtggagaCTTATGGAATCAAAGGCCTATGTGACATTGCAGGGATtaatggaaccaaaggaaccctgggagaCTGGAACCTCGTGGAATCAATGGGCCATATTGACTTGTGAATAGCCTGGtggagccaaagggaccctgggacactgcGGAACCTCATGGAACTAAGGGGCCTTTGTGACTTGTGGGGACTCCTGGAATCAAAAGAACCTCaggacattttggaacctcatggcatcaaggggccattgtggcactgcagagccttatAGACCATGGCAGGATGTCCtgccctgatcaggcccagaatccactcagagaatgcaaacaatgcaggctctctgggctgagttactgctggcaccaaggggctgtgtgggtgttgaattctgctaaaaccagcctggttcaccaagCTGCAAATGCTCATCCTGCTTTTTGGAACAGGATCTGACAGataagctgctcactggcctggaaattCATAACTAGCAATCCCTCACTGTATAGCTCTAAAAGCTCAGTCCAACTTTCATATGGCAGATCCTTTCACAGACTGTCTTGAAgcatgtggagcttctcccatgaagcaggGATGGCTCTTCATGGTCATTGCCCAGGGgttaagggaaggagagagatctgCCCTCTTTAGTTGTGTGAGAGTTACATCAATCTCTCTTAATGatcatttctttttgctggcttcaacacaactgttttaaaataactgctttgacacagtgcactgcactattttatgctataatatACTCTACTAGGAGGTTTTTAGCTTTTCCACAGTGTGCTGAATGTTTAAGTAAATGATTAAGATCTTTCATCTGTTCACTTGTCTGTTCTTTTGTCTGTTCATTTCTCATAACAAATAACTCATTTTATAGATCTgatttgccatcattaaaacctgtggaaaaaaGTGATTCAGTCACACCTCTATAATTCCTGAAATTTAAATTGCAGAATAACTCTGAGGCTAAGATTGGATTCAGTCACCCCCAgtctcctctctgagaaggagtttagaaagcaaggggtCCTTTCTGCCCCAACAGCTCAATGAGACATCTTCTCTAATAAACTCTGTCTAAAACATCTATTACCTCTGTGACACCATGAGCTTCCACACTGTCCTAGGACTCCTTTGGTTCTATGAGGCCCTGCAATGTCACAGTGATCCCTTCActccatgaggttctgcagtgtcccaggttCCCTTCAGTTCCATAAGGTCCCAGAGCACCAAAATgaccctttgattccatgggGTTCTGAAGTGTCAGAGTGTCCCTTTTGTTCCATCACTGCGGAGAGCCACAATGAGCCCTTAATTCCATGAGGTTGCAGAGTTACAATGATCCCATTGTTTCAATAAGACTCGGCAGTGTCAcaattccatgaggttccacactgGTCCCTTGTGCTACTCAAGGCCCTGCACTGAGACAAAGGTCCCTGaaatccatgagattccacagtgacCCCATGATTCCACGAGGTTCTGCATTGTCAAAGTGGTGGATTCAGAGGTGCtggagcttttatttttgtagtaagaaacagaatgagaaagaaataatgtcaccaaggACAGCTGGGGGAGGTCCAGACTGGACTTGTGAAGAAAGGAATTTCACTCCAAGACAAGTGCTCTGATACAAAGTGTCACCAAGTATGAGTCAGGATGAGCCCgaggctttgtgtgccaaggcagagccagggaggagggagagatgtcagtgcaggaaggggccagcgaggtggggcagccgggggatgccgacagcctgcagggaaaggggcagggcatggacaccataggacagcctgggctggagaggagacagggatgtgcagaagctgaaaggccccaagagagccaagttgtgcaggcctttggccatggctgctgtgtgtgcccctgatggcatgaggagacaagtgagccttgcagccctggggcctcattgcctccttgtccctgctcagcagcctgggaggtgccaccccattgtgctgcccttggcattgcacattCCACAtgccagtgccccaggaagagccctgaggaatgagggagggaatGGATCTCCCTTCTCAGGGGCTGGAGATCCGGGCTAGGACCTTTGAATTCTGAAACACAGCCAGTTTAACTCAGCATGAGAGACATCTTTGACTTGCTTGTCCATAACTGTCATCACTgcctccagttttctgctctaactggaatctggggacacttccTCAGTCCTgttcctcagtgggacccattaacactacaagaaacttcagtgtttcgATGTCAATTCGAGTTCTTGAGAAATTGTTTGAAGTTACTCTGATGGACTGAGTCTGttgtaaacaacacaaaccccccagagggccattaaatgccctgggctgttgctgtgctgctgagctgggccgggctcctggcacacagggagctcctggcaagcgggcagcgctgcagagagacagctctgcccaggagcagctcctgtgcacagcccagcagggctcagggcactgccagggcagctcagggacaccagcagggcacagacagagcttaaaggggctcagcattgggaggatgactcagagctcatggaggagaaatctttgcagtgctggacacagtgagtctgtgggtgcagggctatgcaggggcagctcctggaggcatctcctaaagctgtcccagccccagttgatgggatgtgtgaggagggggctgttggggggcactttggaatagctgtggagcctGGGGTGTGCAGCCaggagtgcccagggctgtggtgcagagcagggtcctgcagcccagggtgctgtgctggggcagggactctgctgcctgccagggtcagctctcagccagcctggggagctgctcacagggctggggagagggcTGTGGAGAAGAAGCAACGAATTGGAGGATTGGGTCCCTCTATCAATATGCTTCTCCCTGAAACAGGGCTGCTTGCAGCTTCAAAGCACAGCAGGAGATTTCACAGGAGACTTTCAACAAGCTCAGGAAGGCAGAGGCAGCCTCAGAGGGAATCATGCTGCTCTTTCAGCCttgtgcttttgtttatttcatgGTCAATGAAAAGTagtaattaatttctcatttaagGGGAGGCACTGCAATTGTAGTTCTCTCCCATTCAGAGGTGAACAAACCAGGCAGTATAACAAATCAGCACATGGTGTCTTACAGGCATCATCAGTGTCTGTTTTCTAATCTCCTCCGCAAATTCCGAAACTGTCATCAGAGCCTGCCCAGCCAGAGATgctcctgggcagtgccctgtgctgggagggctctgcagggcagagctgagcacccagggctgggatgggctctgggagcactgccagggcccagccctgggcacagggaagcagctgctggcagggacagctccaggcagcagagccctgggcagggagtggggggaAGTGTCCCCAAGGCACCCCTGGGGGAGGGGGCGTTCAGGTCACTCTGGgggcctgtccctgcagctctgctgggcactgtgtGCTGGGCCATGAAAATGAGGACTCCTTCAGTGAAAAAGAATCTTCATCCGTTGTCTCTTCTAAGTCATGAGTGCAGAGATGGAACTTTTGCATTCAAGGTGGGTTCAATCTCATGTCCCTTTTGAATGTCAGAGCTGCAATAAAAATTTCCATATCCCACTGTAGCAGAGGAACACTGACTCATTGGCAGCACATTTTGTAATAGTTGACACACTGATTTTAGTTAAAAACTGATTGCCTTTATCAGAGAGGTCTGCCCATAATACTCGCTATATTTTCGTTTTCTAAACAGAACCACTGCTAAGAAAGagcaaatgcccaacagcagctccatcagccagttcctcctcctgccattggcagacacgcggcagctgcagctcctgcacttgtggctcttcctgggcatctccctggctgccctcctgggcaacggcctcatcatcagcgccgtagcctgcgaccaccacctgcaaacccccatgcacttcttcctgctcaacctgtccctcacagacctgggcaccatctgcaccactgtccccaaagccatgcacaactccctctgggacaccacaaccatctcctacacaggatgtgctgcacaggtctttttctttttgttcttcatctcagcagagttttccctcctcaccatcatgtgctacgaccgctacgttgccatctgcaaacccctgcactacgggaccctcctggacagcagagcttgtgcccacatggcagcagctgcctgggccagtggctttctctactctctgctgcacacagccaatacattttccctgcccctgtgccagggcaatgccctggg is a genomic window containing:
- the LOC139685195 gene encoding olfactory receptor 14J1-like; translated protein: MPNSSSISQFLLLPLADTRQLQLLHLWLFLGISLAALLGNGLIISAVACDHHLQTPMHFFLLNLSLTDLGTICTTVPKAMHNSLWDTTTISYTGCAAQVFFFLFFISAEFSLLTIMCYDRYVAICKPLHYGTLLDSRACAHMAAAAWASGFLYSLLHTANTFSLPLCQGNALGQFFCEIPQILKLSCSHSYLREIGLLLITASLVFGCLIFIVFSYVQIFRAVLRIPSEQGRHKAFSMCLPHLAVVSLFVSTGTFSYLKPSSISFQSLDLALSVFYAVVPPVLNPLIYSLRNQELKDALRKMTGCFSAARTCTFSSVQCSQ